In one Cellulomonas sp. JZ18 genomic region, the following are encoded:
- a CDS encoding glycosyltransferase family 9 protein, which translates to MTRVLAVRLDSDGDVLLTGPALRALAATADGLDLLASPAGAAAARLLPDVDDVLVFDAPWSGYRPPAVDPAAVQELVATLAARSYDRAVVFTSFHQSPLPAALVLRLAGVPFVAGTSVDYPGSLLDVRHRRPDGLHEVEAALDLAVAAGGRLPDGDLGHLAVRRPLPALAEALPPDARAAAADGYVVVHPGASVPARAPSPAHARAVVAALADAGRTVLVTGGPGERDLAAAVAGGLAGVVDLAGRTTLPGLAAVLAGADAVVVGNTGPAHLAAAVGAPVVSLFSPVVPADRWSPWAVPSVVLGDQEAPCAGSRARECPVPGHPCLSSVTPAQVVAAVDALTVASAPAVEPVAGAVADVPAAPEEVVA; encoded by the coding sequence CGCGTCCTGGCCGTCCGTCTCGACAGCGACGGCGACGTGCTGCTCACCGGTCCCGCGCTGCGCGCCCTCGCCGCGACCGCCGACGGGCTGGACCTGCTCGCCTCGCCTGCCGGCGCCGCCGCGGCGCGCCTGCTGCCCGACGTCGACGACGTTCTCGTCTTCGACGCGCCGTGGAGCGGCTACCGGCCGCCGGCCGTCGACCCCGCGGCGGTGCAGGAGCTCGTCGCGACGCTCGCGGCGCGGTCCTACGACCGCGCCGTGGTGTTCACGTCGTTCCACCAGAGCCCGCTGCCCGCGGCGCTCGTGCTCCGGCTCGCCGGCGTGCCGTTCGTCGCGGGCACGAGCGTCGACTACCCGGGCTCGCTGCTCGACGTGCGCCACCGGCGCCCCGACGGCCTCCACGAGGTCGAGGCGGCGCTCGACCTCGCCGTCGCGGCCGGCGGCCGCCTCCCCGACGGCGACCTCGGGCACCTCGCGGTCCGCCGCCCGCTGCCCGCCCTCGCCGAGGCCCTGCCGCCGGACGCGCGGGCCGCGGCCGCGGACGGCTACGTCGTGGTGCACCCGGGCGCGTCGGTGCCCGCGCGCGCACCGTCGCCGGCGCACGCGCGGGCGGTCGTCGCCGCTCTCGCCGACGCCGGGCGCACCGTCCTCGTCACCGGCGGCCCCGGTGAGCGGGACCTGGCCGCCGCCGTCGCGGGCGGGCTCGCCGGCGTCGTCGACCTCGCCGGCCGCACGACGCTGCCGGGCCTGGCGGCCGTCCTCGCCGGTGCCGACGCCGTCGTCGTCGGGAACACGGGACCCGCGCACCTGGCCGCGGCCGTCGGTGCGCCCGTGGTCTCCCTGTTCTCCCCCGTCGTCCCCGCCGACCGCTGGTCGCCGTGGGCCGTGCCGAGCGTCGTGCTCGGCGACCAGGAGGCGCCGTGCGCCGGGAGCCGGGCGCGCGAGTGCCCCGTGCCCGGGCACCCGTGCCTGTCGTCCGTCACGCCGGCGCAGGTGGTCGCCGCCGTCGACGCGCTCACGGTGGCGTCCGCGCCCGCCGTCGAGCCCGTCGCCGGTGCGGTCGCCGACGTGCCGGCCGCACCCGAGGAGGTGGTCGCATGA
- a CDS encoding glycosyltransferase family 4 protein, translated as MRILAWHVHGSWMTSFVQGPHEYLVPVDAERSPDGLGRARTYPWPDTVREVPLEQLRDEPFDVVVLQRPRDLELLERWAGKRAGVDVPAVYVEHNTPVEHPVATRHLLADRDDIPVVHVTRFNALVWDNGRAPVTVVEHGVPDPGHLWTGERERVAAVVNEPVRRWRVAGTDVLLHVAERLPVEVYGMGMAALAEHLPAQADHLHDDVPQAQMHARLAGARAYLHPYRWTSLGLALIEAMHLGMPVAVLATTAAPESVPAAAGVVSSDPRDLVAALRRWLADPTEAKERGLAARAHALERFGIERFLSDWQEVIEGVTR; from the coding sequence ATGAGGATCCTCGCCTGGCACGTCCACGGCTCGTGGATGACCTCGTTCGTCCAGGGCCCGCACGAGTACCTCGTCCCGGTGGACGCCGAGCGCTCCCCCGACGGCCTGGGGCGTGCCCGCACGTACCCGTGGCCCGACACCGTGCGCGAGGTGCCGCTCGAGCAGCTGCGCGACGAGCCGTTCGACGTCGTCGTCCTGCAGCGCCCGCGCGACCTGGAGCTCCTCGAGCGCTGGGCCGGCAAGCGGGCCGGCGTGGACGTGCCCGCGGTGTACGTCGAGCACAACACGCCCGTCGAGCACCCCGTGGCGACGCGGCACCTGCTCGCCGACCGCGACGACATCCCGGTCGTGCACGTCACGCGGTTCAACGCGCTCGTGTGGGACAACGGGCGCGCGCCCGTGACGGTGGTCGAGCACGGCGTGCCCGACCCCGGGCACCTGTGGACCGGCGAGCGGGAGCGGGTCGCGGCGGTCGTCAACGAGCCCGTGCGGCGCTGGCGCGTCGCGGGCACCGACGTCCTGCTGCACGTCGCCGAGCGCCTGCCCGTCGAGGTGTACGGCATGGGCATGGCCGCGCTCGCCGAGCACCTGCCGGCGCAGGCGGACCACCTCCACGACGACGTCCCGCAGGCGCAGATGCACGCGCGCCTGGCCGGCGCGCGCGCCTACCTCCACCCGTACCGGTGGACGAGCCTCGGGCTCGCCCTGATCGAGGCCATGCACCTCGGCATGCCCGTCGCGGTGCTCGCGACGACGGCGGCGCCGGAGTCGGTGCCGGCGGCCGCGGGCGTCGTGAGCAGCGACCCGCGCGACCTCGTCGCCGCCCTGCGCCGCTGGCTCGCGGACCCGACCGAGGCGAAGGAGCGCGGGCTCGCCGCCCGTGCGCACGCGCTCGAGCGGTTCGGGATCGAGCGGTTCCTGTCCGACTGGCAAGAGGTGATCGAGGGGGTGACGCGATGA
- a CDS encoding glycosyltransferase — protein sequence MRIAMVSEHASPLAVLGGVDAGGQNVHVAALAAALADLGHDVTVYTRRDDPDLPERVPMTPGVEVVHVPAGPATAVPKDDLLPWMPDLGAWVADDWATHGAPDVVHAHFWMSGLAAVQAAEVHGVPTVQTYHALGSVKRRHQGVKDTSPSGRVTAEATIGRRVDAVVATCSDEVRELARLGVPASRVRVVPCGVDVDHFRPVRGATGPFPRTRRHRLVCLGRLVERKGVDTVLHALPDLPDTELLVAGGPDAAALADDPEACRLAALARQLGVADRVHLLGRVGHDDVPALVSSADVVVATPWYEPFGIVPLEAAACGVPLVGSAVGGLLDSVVDGVTGLLVPPRDPESLATALRGLLADPARRHAFGAAARRRALTRYSWRGVAAQTELVYQSLTSPVAAAARVEEVAV from the coding sequence ATGAGGATCGCGATGGTGTCGGAGCACGCGAGCCCGCTGGCCGTGCTGGGCGGCGTCGACGCGGGCGGCCAGAACGTGCACGTCGCGGCGCTCGCCGCGGCGCTGGCCGACCTGGGGCACGACGTGACCGTCTACACCCGGCGCGACGACCCCGACCTGCCCGAGCGCGTCCCGATGACGCCGGGCGTGGAGGTCGTGCACGTCCCCGCCGGACCCGCGACGGCCGTCCCCAAGGACGACCTGCTGCCGTGGATGCCGGACCTCGGCGCGTGGGTCGCCGACGACTGGGCGACGCACGGTGCCCCCGACGTCGTGCACGCGCACTTCTGGATGTCGGGCCTGGCGGCCGTGCAGGCGGCCGAGGTGCACGGCGTCCCGACCGTGCAGACCTACCACGCGCTCGGCTCGGTCAAGCGGCGCCACCAGGGCGTGAAGGACACGAGCCCGTCGGGGCGGGTCACCGCCGAGGCGACCATCGGCCGGCGCGTCGACGCGGTCGTGGCGACGTGCAGCGACGAGGTGCGCGAGCTCGCGCGCCTCGGCGTGCCGGCGTCGCGGGTGCGGGTCGTGCCGTGCGGCGTCGACGTCGACCACTTCCGTCCCGTCCGCGGTGCGACCGGACCGTTCCCGCGCACGCGCCGGCACCGGCTCGTGTGCCTCGGGCGGCTCGTGGAGCGCAAGGGCGTCGACACCGTGCTGCACGCCCTGCCCGACCTGCCCGACACCGAGCTGCTGGTCGCCGGCGGCCCGGACGCCGCCGCGCTCGCCGACGACCCCGAGGCGTGCCGCCTCGCCGCGCTCGCCCGCCAGCTCGGCGTGGCGGACCGCGTGCACCTGCTCGGGCGCGTGGGCCACGACGACGTGCCGGCGCTCGTGTCGTCGGCCGACGTGGTCGTCGCGACCCCCTGGTACGAGCCGTTCGGCATCGTGCCGCTCGAGGCGGCGGCGTGCGGCGTGCCGCTCGTGGGCAGCGCCGTCGGCGGCCTGCTCGACTCGGTCGTCGACGGCGTGACGGGTCTGCTCGTGCCGCCGCGCGACCCCGAGTCGCTCGCGACGGCCCTGCGCGGGCTGCTCGCCGACCCCGCCCGTCGGCACGCGTTCGGCGCCGCGGCCCGCCGTCGCGCCCTCACCCGCTACTCGTGGCGGGGCGTCGCGGCGCAGACCGAGCTGGTGTACCAGTCCCTGACGAGCCCGGTCGCCGCGGCGGCACGGGTCGAGGAGGTGGCGGTGTGA
- a CDS encoding PfkB family carbohydrate kinase, whose protein sequence is MSAARPHVVVVGDVVLDRDVEGRVDRLCPDAPAPVLDVTHVRESPGGAGLTALLAAEGARVTLVAPVADDDAGRRLTASLARVLDVLALPHEGGTRRKVRVRSAAHSLVRIDDGGPGTPGPVPVDDVRRVLAEADVVLVSDYGAGVTRDADLRALLAEAARARPVVWDPHPRGGAPVPGTTLVTPNVGEARGALRDEPGTADAAPDELARRLRDLWAARAVAVTASADGAFLAGGGEAQYVPARAVAGGDPCGAGDRFAASAALALAAGALPVEAVARGVADASAWVASGGAEAYRRRTDDGVQEPASAGGAPPDADPRGGRPDGADPGADPGVTPVADDLVALAARLRTGGRSLVATGGCFDIVHAGHVATLQAARRLGDALVVLMNSDASVRRLKGEGRPVVTAADRARVLEALDCVDAVVVFDEDDPGAVLDRLRPDVWAKGGDYGGAELPEAATVRAHGGRVVLLPYLDGRSTTSIIQRSGAARAATTTKETV, encoded by the coding sequence GTGAGCGCGGCGCGCCCGCACGTCGTGGTCGTCGGCGACGTCGTGCTCGACCGCGACGTCGAGGGACGCGTCGACCGGCTCTGCCCGGACGCGCCCGCACCGGTGCTCGACGTCACGCACGTGCGCGAGAGCCCCGGCGGCGCGGGCCTGACCGCCCTGCTCGCCGCGGAGGGCGCGCGCGTCACGCTCGTCGCCCCCGTCGCGGACGACGACGCGGGGCGGCGGCTCACCGCGTCCCTGGCGCGCGTGCTCGACGTGCTCGCGCTGCCCCACGAGGGCGGCACCCGGCGCAAGGTCCGCGTGCGCAGCGCGGCCCACTCCCTCGTGCGCATCGACGACGGCGGACCGGGCACGCCCGGTCCCGTGCCGGTCGACGACGTGCGCCGCGTGCTCGCGGAGGCCGACGTCGTGCTCGTGTCGGACTACGGCGCCGGCGTCACGCGCGACGCGGACCTGCGTGCGCTGCTCGCCGAGGCCGCACGCGCGCGCCCGGTCGTGTGGGACCCGCACCCGCGCGGCGGCGCGCCCGTGCCGGGCACGACGCTGGTCACGCCGAACGTCGGTGAGGCCCGCGGGGCGCTGCGGGACGAGCCCGGTACCGCAGACGCCGCACCGGACGAGCTCGCGCGGCGCCTGCGCGACCTGTGGGCGGCGCGGGCGGTGGCCGTGACGGCGAGCGCCGACGGCGCGTTCCTCGCCGGGGGCGGCGAGGCGCAGTACGTGCCGGCGCGCGCCGTCGCCGGCGGCGACCCGTGCGGCGCCGGCGACCGCTTCGCCGCCTCCGCGGCGCTCGCGCTGGCCGCCGGTGCGCTGCCGGTGGAGGCGGTGGCGCGGGGCGTGGCCGACGCGAGCGCGTGGGTGGCGTCCGGCGGCGCGGAGGCGTACCGGCGACGCACGGACGACGGCGTGCAGGAGCCCGCGTCCGCCGGCGGGGCGCCGCCCGACGCCGACCCCCGCGGCGGCCGTCCCGACGGTGCCGACCCCGGTGCCGACCCGGGTGTCACGCCCGTCGCCGACGACCTCGTCGCCCTCGCGGCGCGCCTGCGCACCGGCGGCCGGTCGCTCGTCGCCACCGGCGGCTGCTTCGACATCGTGCACGCCGGTCACGTCGCCACCCTGCAGGCCGCCCGCCGGCTGGGGGACGCGCTCGTCGTGCTCATGAACTCCGACGCTTCCGTGCGCCGGCTGAAGGGCGAGGGGCGGCCCGTCGTGACCGCCGCCGACCGGGCCCGCGTGCTCGAGGCGCTCGACTGCGTCGACGCGGTCGTCGTGTTCGACGAGGACGACCCCGGCGCCGTGCTCGACCGCCTCCGGCCGGACGTGTGGGCCAAGGGCGGCGACTACGGCGGCGCCGAGCTGCCGGAGGCCGCCACCGTGCGCGCCCACGGCGGCCGGGTCGTCCTGCTGCCCTACCTCGACGGTCGTTCGACGACCTCGATCATCCAGCGCTCGGGCGCCGCCCGGGCCGCCACCACCACGAAGGAGACCGTGTGA
- a CDS encoding SDR family oxidoreductase has translation MSTTPQSPVLLAPREVGTVIVTGGSSGLGAAVVEAVVAAGGKAGVLDRAKPASPDVPFVEVDLSDSAAAAQAVEELVQQLGEPTAVVTAAGTDACGRLVDVDPDTWEKVVRVNLFGTVAVVRAAIPYLEKVRGTVVTVASTLALRGMSDATAYSASKFAVRGFSHALAAELAGSVGVTCLIPGGMRTAFFDGRTEQYKPGPDADLNDPRATAGAVLAALTQPVGSEIREMLVMASGESSWP, from the coding sequence GTGAGCACCACGCCGCAGTCCCCCGTCCTGCTCGCGCCGCGCGAGGTCGGCACCGTCATCGTCACCGGCGGCTCGTCCGGGCTCGGCGCCGCGGTCGTCGAGGCCGTCGTCGCCGCCGGCGGGAAGGCCGGTGTGCTCGACCGTGCGAAGCCGGCGTCGCCCGACGTCCCGTTCGTCGAGGTGGACCTGTCGGACTCCGCCGCCGCCGCGCAGGCCGTCGAGGAGCTCGTGCAGCAGCTCGGCGAGCCGACGGCCGTCGTGACCGCGGCCGGCACCGACGCGTGCGGGCGCCTCGTGGACGTCGACCCGGACACGTGGGAGAAGGTGGTCCGGGTCAACCTGTTCGGCACGGTCGCCGTCGTGCGCGCCGCGATCCCCTACCTGGAGAAGGTGCGCGGCACGGTCGTCACGGTCGCCTCGACGCTGGCCCTGCGCGGCATGAGCGACGCCACCGCCTACAGCGCGTCGAAGTTCGCCGTGCGCGGCTTCTCGCACGCCCTCGCGGCCGAGCTCGCGGGCTCCGTCGGCGTCACGTGCCTCATCCCGGGCGGGATGCGCACCGCGTTCTTCGACGGGCGCACCGAGCAGTACAAGCCCGGCCCCGACGCGGACCTCAACGACCCGCGCGCGACCGCCGGCGCGGTCCTGGCGGCCCTCACCCAGCCCGTCGGGTCCGAGATCCGCGAGATGCTCGTGATGGCGTCCGGCGAGAGCTCCTGGCCGTGA
- a CDS encoding PAS and ANTAR domain-containing protein: MHSAANRRDRTSLRPRSQVGAFTYDTRADSWWWSDDVYRLHGFEPHEVVPTTALVLAHKHPDDRDVARRLLDDAACSDAPFGSVHRIMDATGRARVVAFVGRRRPCAPEEGAVVEGYFLDVTDEVAERSRSEANRDIAASAAHRAHIEQAKGIVAFAYGVDPESAFGVLRAASNNGNVPIRDLAAQVVERAASFRGDPYRVCEYLAEAAGLPLPR, encoded by the coding sequence GTGCACAGTGCAGCGAACCGTCGGGACAGGACGTCCCTCAGGCCCCGGTCGCAGGTCGGCGCGTTCACCTACGACACCCGGGCCGACTCGTGGTGGTGGTCCGACGACGTGTACCGCCTCCACGGCTTCGAGCCCCACGAGGTCGTGCCCACCACGGCGCTCGTCCTCGCCCACAAGCACCCGGACGACCGTGACGTGGCGCGTCGCCTGCTCGACGACGCCGCCTGCTCGGACGCCCCGTTCGGCAGCGTCCACCGCATCATGGACGCGACGGGTCGGGCCCGGGTCGTCGCGTTCGTCGGGCGTCGCCGCCCCTGCGCGCCCGAGGAGGGCGCCGTCGTCGAGGGGTACTTCCTCGACGTCACGGACGAGGTCGCCGAGCGCTCACGCAGCGAGGCGAACCGCGACATCGCCGCGTCGGCGGCGCACCGCGCCCACATCGAGCAGGCCAAGGGCATCGTCGCCTTCGCGTACGGCGTCGACCCCGAGAGCGCCTTCGGCGTGCTGCGCGCGGCCTCGAACAACGGCAACGTGCCGATCCGCGACCTCGCCGCGCAGGTGGTGGAGAGGGCCGCGAGCTTCCGAGGCGACCCGTACCGCGTCTGCGAGTACCTGGCCGAGGCCGCCGGCCTCCCCCTGCCGCGATGA
- a CDS encoding YihY/virulence factor BrkB family protein has protein sequence MNESSTSKAATAPAPDDPRKPDSPGDLQKRSWKYVLRKTVREFMKDQCTDLAAALTYYGVLAVAPALLAIVSLLGLVSDPEETVSRITSLVEDVAPGGAAAAIEPILQNLTQAPAAGLALVVGLVTALWSASGYVAAFSRGMNRVYEIDEGRPVWKLRPILLLVTLVLVVIAVLVIAAILLSGGVARAIGDAVGLSDAAVTVWDIAKWPVVVVLVALAIAILYHATPNVRQPKFRWISVGAFVAILVWVLATLGFAFYVTRFSSYNETYGSLAGVVIALLWLWITNLALLFGAELDAELERGRQLQGGIEAERTIQLPPRDTKASDKKKAKAEEDVRRGREVREAAQREQGQDGGADEGRGASASGAHRDTSGRHGR, from the coding sequence ATGAACGAGTCCTCGACGTCGAAGGCGGCCACGGCACCGGCCCCAGACGACCCGCGCAAGCCCGACTCCCCGGGCGACCTGCAGAAGCGGTCGTGGAAGTACGTCCTGCGCAAGACCGTGCGCGAGTTCATGAAGGACCAGTGCACCGACCTGGCGGCGGCGCTCACGTACTACGGCGTGCTCGCGGTCGCGCCGGCGCTGCTGGCGATCGTGTCGCTGCTGGGGCTGGTGTCCGACCCCGAGGAGACGGTCTCGCGCATCACGTCGCTCGTGGAGGACGTGGCCCCGGGCGGCGCGGCGGCCGCGATCGAGCCGATCCTGCAGAACCTCACGCAGGCGCCCGCGGCCGGGCTCGCGCTGGTCGTCGGTCTCGTCACCGCCCTGTGGTCGGCGTCCGGCTACGTCGCCGCCTTCAGCCGCGGCATGAACCGGGTCTACGAGATCGACGAGGGCCGGCCCGTGTGGAAGCTGCGTCCGATCCTGCTGCTCGTCACCCTCGTGCTCGTCGTCATCGCGGTCCTGGTGATCGCCGCGATCCTGCTGTCCGGTGGCGTGGCGCGCGCGATCGGCGACGCGGTCGGCCTCTCCGACGCGGCCGTCACGGTCTGGGACATCGCGAAGTGGCCGGTCGTCGTGGTCCTGGTGGCGCTCGCGATCGCGATCCTCTACCACGCGACGCCGAACGTCCGGCAGCCCAAGTTCAGGTGGATCAGCGTCGGCGCGTTCGTCGCGATCCTCGTGTGGGTCCTGGCGACGCTCGGCTTCGCGTTCTACGTGACGCGCTTCTCCAGCTACAACGAGACGTACGGCTCGCTCGCCGGCGTCGTCATCGCCCTGCTGTGGCTGTGGATCACGAACCTCGCGCTGCTGTTCGGGGCCGAGCTCGACGCCGAGCTCGAGCGCGGTCGCCAGCTGCAGGGCGGGATCGAGGCCGAGCGGACCATCCAGCTGCCGCCGCGGGACACGAAGGCCAGCGACAAGAAGAAGGCGAAGGCGGAGGAGGACGTGCGCCGCGGGCGGGAGGTGCGCGAGGCCGCGCAGCGCGAGCAGGGGCAGGACGGCGGGGCCGACGAGGGGAGGGGCGCGTCGGCGAGCGGTGCGCACCGGGACACCTCGGGACGCCACGGTCGCTGA
- a CDS encoding sirohydrochlorin chelatase encodes MTDPTPTVAPAPVPAPVLVGCSHGTDSVTGRAAIRSILEDVARLRPDLDVREAFVDVQQPEVADVVADALTGAPAVVVPLLLSVGFHTKVDVAAAVDRPGAAASGPLGPDPRLVEILADRLAAAGLREADAVVLAAAGSSDPAAADAVRVVADGLAERLGRAVVVGFGAGAHPRVPVAVAQAREGLAPGGRVVVASYLLAPGYFLDRVLEAGADVVADALAPDPRLAEVVLDRYAQVRDVAVGAWSRPTGPHPAAATDAPARA; translated from the coding sequence ATGACCGACCCGACCCCGACCGTCGCGCCGGCGCCCGTGCCCGCACCCGTGCTGGTGGGGTGCTCCCACGGCACCGACAGCGTCACCGGACGCGCGGCGATCCGGTCGATCCTCGAGGACGTCGCGCGCCTGCGCCCCGACCTCGACGTGCGCGAGGCGTTCGTCGACGTGCAGCAACCGGAGGTCGCGGACGTCGTCGCCGACGCGCTCACGGGTGCGCCGGCCGTGGTCGTGCCGCTGCTGCTGTCCGTCGGCTTCCACACGAAGGTGGACGTCGCGGCGGCGGTCGACCGCCCGGGCGCAGCCGCCTCGGGGCCGCTCGGGCCCGACCCACGGCTCGTGGAGATCCTCGCCGACCGGCTCGCGGCCGCCGGGCTGCGGGAGGCCGACGCCGTCGTGCTCGCAGCCGCGGGCTCGAGCGACCCGGCGGCGGCCGACGCCGTGCGCGTCGTCGCCGACGGGCTCGCGGAGCGCCTCGGCCGTGCCGTCGTCGTCGGGTTCGGGGCCGGTGCGCACCCGCGCGTGCCCGTCGCGGTCGCCCAGGCCCGCGAGGGGCTCGCGCCGGGCGGCCGCGTCGTCGTCGCGTCCTACCTGCTCGCGCCGGGGTACTTCCTCGACCGGGTGCTCGAGGCGGGTGCCGACGTGGTCGCCGACGCGCTGGCCCCCGACCCTCGGCTCGCCGAGGTCGTGCTCGACCGCTACGCGCAGGTCCGGGACGTCGCCGTCGGGGCCTGGTCCCGCCCGACGGGGCCGCACCCGGCCGCCGCGACCGACGCGCCGGCCCGCGCCTGA
- a CDS encoding uroporphyrinogen-III synthase produces the protein MIDQTLAGCVVLVTADRRAGELSAALERRGATVRHAPSLGMVPHTDDALLLAETRRVLADPPDTVVVTTGIGFRGWVEAADAAGLADRLVETLRGTRIIARGPKARGAIQAAGLSADWVAESETSAEIAEVLLDEGVAGRDVVIQHHGAGADGLDEAFVLAGARVRNLVVYRWGPPPDPAVVAASTRAVADGEVDTVVFTSAPGAAAWLAAADAAGVTDAVVERHRAGTVVFAAVGPVTAKPLEERGIAPLLPDRGRLGSLVRAIVTHYGGLEALDTVAGPLRVHRAAAVLDGHVLPLSRTGLEVLRLLASARGSVVPRERVLAALPGESADPHAAEVAIARLRDATGSRGLIRTVVKRGYRLELQEQA, from the coding sequence ATGATCGACCAGACGCTCGCCGGCTGCGTCGTGCTCGTGACCGCGGACCGGCGCGCCGGTGAGCTGAGCGCCGCCCTCGAGCGGCGCGGCGCCACCGTGCGGCACGCGCCGTCGCTCGGGATGGTCCCGCACACCGACGACGCGCTCCTGCTGGCCGAGACCCGCCGCGTGCTGGCCGACCCGCCCGACACCGTGGTCGTCACCACCGGCATCGGCTTCCGCGGCTGGGTCGAGGCCGCCGACGCCGCGGGCCTGGCCGACCGGCTCGTGGAGACGCTGCGGGGGACGCGGATCATCGCCCGCGGGCCCAAGGCGCGGGGCGCGATCCAGGCCGCCGGCCTCAGTGCCGACTGGGTGGCCGAGTCCGAGACGAGCGCCGAGATCGCGGAGGTCCTCCTCGACGAGGGCGTCGCGGGGCGCGACGTCGTGATCCAGCACCACGGCGCCGGCGCCGACGGCCTCGACGAGGCGTTCGTGCTGGCCGGGGCGCGGGTGCGCAACCTCGTCGTCTACCGCTGGGGCCCGCCGCCCGACCCGGCGGTCGTCGCCGCGTCGACGCGGGCCGTCGCCGACGGCGAGGTCGACACCGTCGTCTTCACGTCCGCGCCCGGGGCCGCCGCGTGGCTCGCCGCCGCCGACGCCGCGGGCGTGACCGACGCCGTGGTCGAGCGCCACCGCGCCGGCACGGTGGTGTTCGCGGCGGTCGGGCCGGTCACCGCCAAGCCGCTCGAGGAGCGCGGGATCGCCCCGCTCCTGCCGGACCGCGGACGGCTCGGCTCGCTCGTCCGCGCGATCGTCACGCACTACGGCGGGCTCGAGGCGCTCGACACCGTGGCCGGGCCCCTGCGCGTGCACCGCGCCGCCGCCGTGCTCGACGGCCACGTGCTGCCGCTGTCCCGCACCGGGCTGGAGGTCCTGCGGCTGCTCGCGTCCGCACGCGGCTCCGTGGTGCCGCGCGAGCGCGTGCTCGCGGCCCTGCCGGGGGAGTCCGCCGACCCGCACGCGGCGGAGGTCGCGATCGCCCGCCTGCGCGACGCCACCGGCAGCCGGGGGCTCATCCGCACCGTCGTCAAGCGCGGCTACCGCCTCGAGCTGCAGGAGCAGGCATGA
- the nirD gene encoding nitrite reductase small subunit NirD — MTTLDLTLGAPRRTWLPVCRLDDLAPERGVAALVPDGPDGRLEQVALFRLVDDRVLAVQQHDPFSDAHVLARGIVGSRAVDGTEVPTVASPMYKQVFDLRTGACLDPAGKEPVAGRSADLRTWPVRVVDGSVEVAVAAEDAP; from the coding sequence GTGACCACGCTCGACCTCACACTCGGCGCCCCGCGGCGGACCTGGCTCCCCGTGTGCCGCCTCGACGACCTCGCGCCGGAGCGCGGCGTCGCGGCCCTCGTCCCCGACGGGCCGGACGGCCGCCTCGAGCAGGTCGCCCTGTTCCGCCTCGTCGACGACCGGGTGCTCGCCGTGCAGCAGCACGACCCGTTCAGCGACGCGCACGTGCTGGCCCGCGGGATCGTCGGCTCACGGGCCGTCGACGGCACCGAGGTGCCGACGGTCGCCTCGCCCATGTACAAGCAGGTGTTCGACCTGCGCACCGGCGCGTGCCTCGACCCGGCCGGGAAGGAGCCCGTGGCCGGCCGGTCGGCGGACCTGCGGACCTGGCCCGTGCGGGTCGTCGACGGGAGCGTCGAGGTCGCGGTGGCGGCCGAGGACGCGCCGTGA